The following proteins come from a genomic window of Pseudomonas sp. MAG733B:
- a CDS encoding peptidoglycan DD-metalloendopeptidase family protein has translation MFARLLFFCGLCMACASAMAMTIYKSTDANGVVSYSDRPTKGAKVFVFRDRMVENLGRQVYYVIMKKDGVDSVYVRNDLYAPVEIELSFAGVKNVNGAPGRPIRRVIPLRTSVRLAQLTAKQASKPLAYIPKLKYSLGDPSGTAVGYRYPLPWRGGPFRISQGANGPYSHFGPKSRYAIDIAMPEGTPIIAARGGVVVKTENSQAGRGTDASGNFVRVLHNDGTMGVYLHLKKGSVRVREGQKVAVGSALALSGNTGNSTGPHLHFVVQRNTGMGLVSIPYRFNQPVGALPNFALGKQ, from the coding sequence ATGTTCGCGCGCCTGCTGTTTTTCTGTGGTCTGTGCATGGCCTGCGCCTCGGCTATGGCCATGACGATCTACAAGTCCACCGATGCCAATGGCGTGGTCTCTTACAGTGACCGCCCCACAAAAGGCGCCAAGGTGTTCGTTTTTCGTGATCGGATGGTCGAAAACCTTGGGCGTCAGGTGTACTACGTGATCATGAAGAAGGACGGCGTCGACAGCGTGTACGTGCGCAACGACCTGTATGCGCCGGTAGAGATCGAATTGAGTTTCGCCGGCGTGAAGAACGTCAACGGCGCACCGGGCCGGCCGATTCGGCGGGTGATACCGCTGCGCACCAGCGTTCGTCTGGCGCAGCTCACGGCGAAACAAGCCTCAAAGCCGCTGGCGTATATCCCCAAGCTCAAATATTCGCTGGGCGACCCCTCAGGCACCGCCGTGGGCTACCGGTATCCGTTGCCCTGGCGTGGCGGCCCATTCCGGATCAGTCAGGGCGCCAATGGTCCTTATAGCCACTTTGGTCCCAAGAGCCGTTACGCCATAGACATTGCCATGCCTGAAGGCACACCGATCATTGCTGCGCGGGGCGGGGTGGTGGTGAAAACCGAAAACAGCCAGGCTGGGCGTGGCACCGATGCATCCGGCAATTTCGTGCGGGTGCTGCACAATGACGGGACGATGGGCGTGTACCTGCACCTGAAGAAAGGCTCGGTCAGGGTTCGAGAGGGGCAAAAGGTGGCGGTGGGCAGCGCCTTGGCGCTGTCGGGCAACACCGGCAACAGCACCGGGCCGCACCTGCATTTCGTGGTGCAGCGCAATACCGGGATGGGGCTGGTGTCGATTCCTTATCGGTTCAATCAACCGGTGGGGGCGTTGCCCAACTTTGCGTTGGGCAAGCAGTGA
- a CDS encoding hemolysin family protein encodes MDPSPGLTLATIFADFGMILFALILVLLNGFFVAAEFAMVKLRSTRVEAIAEQHGWRGHILRTVHSQLDAYLSACQLGITLASLGLGWVGEPAFAHLLEPLLETVGVQSAEVVKGVSFFTAFFIISYLHIVVGELAPKSWAIRKPELLSLWTAVPLYLFYWAMYPAIYLLNASANTILRIAGQGEPGPHHEHHYSREELKLILHSSRGQDPSDQGMRVLASAVEMGELEVVDWANSREDLVTLEFNAPLKQILAMFRRHKFSRYPVYDSERQEFVGLLHIKDLLLELAALDHIPESFNLAELTRPLERVSRHMPLSQLLEQFRKGGSHFAVVEEADGNIIGYLTMEDVLEVLVGDIQDEHRKAERGILAYQPGKLLVRGDTPLFKVERLLGIDLDHVEAETLAGLVYESLKRVPEEEEVLEVEGLRIIIKKMKGPKIILAKVLMLD; translated from the coding sequence ATGGACCCTTCCCCTGGTTTGACCCTCGCTACAATTTTCGCCGACTTCGGCATGATTCTTTTTGCTCTGATCCTGGTTTTGCTCAACGGCTTTTTCGTTGCGGCGGAATTTGCCATGGTCAAATTGCGCTCGACCCGCGTCGAAGCCATCGCTGAGCAGCACGGCTGGCGCGGCCACATCCTGCGCACCGTACACAGTCAGCTCGATGCCTACCTGTCGGCGTGCCAATTGGGTATTACCCTGGCCTCGCTGGGCCTTGGCTGGGTCGGCGAGCCGGCGTTCGCGCACCTCCTGGAACCGTTGCTCGAAACGGTCGGCGTGCAGTCCGCAGAAGTGGTCAAAGGCGTATCGTTCTTCACCGCGTTCTTCATCATTTCGTACCTGCACATCGTGGTCGGCGAGCTGGCCCCGAAATCCTGGGCAATCCGCAAACCCGAGCTACTGTCGCTGTGGACCGCCGTGCCGCTGTACCTGTTCTACTGGGCCATGTACCCGGCGATTTACCTGCTCAACGCCAGCGCCAACACCATCTTGCGCATCGCCGGGCAAGGTGAACCGGGCCCGCACCATGAGCACCATTACAGCCGCGAAGAACTGAAACTGATCCTGCACTCCAGCCGTGGCCAGGACCCGAGCGACCAAGGCATGCGCGTGCTGGCCTCGGCGGTGGAAATGGGCGAACTGGAAGTGGTCGACTGGGCCAACTCCCGTGAAGACCTGGTGACTTTGGAATTCAACGCCCCGCTCAAGCAGATCCTGGCGATGTTCCGTCGCCACAAGTTCAGCCGTTATCCGGTGTACGACAGCGAGCGCCAGGAGTTCGTCGGCCTGCTGCACATCAAGGACCTGTTGCTGGAACTGGCGGCGCTGGACCACATTCCCGAGTCGTTCAACCTGGCTGAACTGACCCGTCCGCTGGAGCGCGTTTCCCGGCACATGCCGCTGTCGCAATTGCTGGAACAGTTCCGCAAGGGCGGCTCGCACTTCGCCGTGGTCGAAGAGGCCGACGGCAACATCATCGGCTACCTGACCATGGAAGACGTGCTGGAAGTGCTGGTGGGCGACATTCAGGACGAACACCGCAAGGCCGAGCGCGGGATCCTCGCGTATCAACCGGGCAAGTTGCTGGTGCGGGGCGATACGCCGCTGTTCAAGGTTGAACGACTGCTGGGCATCGACCTCGACCACGTCGAAGCCGAAACCCTTGCCGGGCTGGTCTACGAAAGCCTGAAGCGAGTTCCGGAAGAGGAAGAAGTGCTGGAAGTCGAAGGCCTGCGGATCATCATCAAGAAGATGAAAGGGCCGAAGATCATTCTGGCCAAGGTGTTGATGCTGGATTAA
- the phoR gene encoding phosphate regulon sensor histidine kinase PhoR, whose protein sequence is MLLLVTACLVIGLITSYYGWSLAAGLGIYLAWTLKQLLRLHEWLRLHKPDEAPPDGYGLWGEVFDSIYHLQRRDQRVRGRLQAVIDRVQESTAALKDAVIMLDSDGNLEWWNRAAETLLGLKTPQDSGQPVTNLVRHPRFKEYFEQDSYAEPLEIPSPTNDRVRIQLYITRYGNNEHLMLVRDVTRIHQLEQMRKDFIANVSHELRTPLTVICGYLETLLDNVEEVNPRWTRALQQMQQQGGRMQTLLNDLLLLAKLEATDYPSDNQPVAIDGLLQSIKSDAQQLSGQKNQRITLEADPTILLKGSEAELRSAFSNLVFNAVKYTPAEGNIRIRWWGDEQGAHLSVQDSGIGIDSKHLPRLTERFYRVDSSRNSNTGGTGLGLAIVKHVLLRHRARMEISSVPGHGSTFTCHFAPAQVSKSRVISTAD, encoded by the coding sequence ATGCTGCTGCTGGTCACCGCCTGCCTGGTGATCGGCCTGATCACCAGCTACTACGGCTGGAGTCTCGCCGCAGGCCTGGGTATTTACCTGGCCTGGACCCTCAAGCAACTGCTGCGCCTGCACGAATGGCTGCGCCTGCACAAACCCGATGAAGCACCGCCCGATGGTTACGGCCTGTGGGGCGAGGTGTTCGACAGCATCTATCACCTGCAACGTCGTGACCAACGGGTACGCGGGCGCTTGCAGGCGGTGATCGACCGGGTTCAGGAATCTACTGCCGCGCTGAAAGACGCGGTGATCATGCTCGACAGCGACGGCAACCTGGAATGGTGGAACCGCGCCGCTGAAACCCTGCTGGGCCTCAAGACTCCACAGGACAGCGGCCAACCGGTGACCAACCTGGTGCGCCATCCGCGCTTCAAGGAATACTTCGAGCAGGACAGCTACGCCGAGCCGCTGGAAATCCCTTCGCCAACCAACGACCGCGTGCGCATTCAGCTGTACATCACCCGCTACGGCAACAATGAACACCTGATGCTGGTGCGCGACGTGACGCGCATCCATCAACTGGAACAGATGCGCAAAGACTTCATCGCCAACGTGTCGCACGAGCTGCGCACGCCGCTGACGGTGATCTGCGGCTATCTGGAAACCCTGCTCGACAACGTCGAGGAAGTGAACCCGCGCTGGACCCGAGCCCTGCAGCAAATGCAGCAGCAAGGCGGGCGCATGCAGACCTTGCTCAACGACCTATTGCTGCTGGCGAAACTGGAAGCTACCGATTACCCGTCGGACAACCAGCCCGTGGCCATCGACGGTCTGCTGCAATCGATCAAGAGCGATGCGCAGCAACTCTCCGGCCAGAAAAACCAGCGCATCACTCTGGAAGCCGATCCGACCATTCTGCTCAAGGGCAGCGAAGCGGAATTGCGCAGTGCCTTTTCCAATCTGGTGTTCAACGCGGTGAAGTACACCCCGGCCGAAGGCAATATCCGCATTCGCTGGTGGGGCGATGAACAGGGCGCGCACCTGAGCGTGCAGGATTCCGGGATCGGCATCGACAGCAAACACCTGCCGCGCCTGACCGAACGCTTCTACCGCGTCGACTCCAGCCGCAACTCCAACACCGGCGGCACCGGGTTGGGCCTGGCGATCGTCAAACACGTGCTGCTGCGCCACCGCGCGCGGATGGAAATCAGCAGCGTGCCGGGCCACGGCAGCACCTTCACCTGCCATTTCGCCCCCGCGCAGGTCAGCAAATCCAGGGTCATCAGTACCGCCGATTGA
- the phoB gene encoding phosphate regulon transcriptional regulator PhoB, translating to MVGRSILIVDDEAPIREMIAVALEMAGYDCLEAENSQQAHAIIVDRKPDLILLDWMLPGTSGIELARRLKRDELTGDIPIIMLTAKGEEDNKIQGLEVGADDYITKPFSPRELVARLKAVLRRAGPTDGEAPIEVGGLLLDPIGHRVTIDGKPAEMGPTEYRLLQFFMTHQERAYTRGQLLDQVWGGNVYVEERTVDVHIRRLRKALGDAYENLVQTVRGTGYRFSTKA from the coding sequence ATGGTTGGCAGGAGCATTCTGATCGTCGACGACGAAGCGCCCATTCGCGAAATGATCGCCGTTGCGTTGGAAATGGCCGGCTATGACTGCCTGGAGGCGGAGAACTCCCAGCAGGCGCATGCCATCATCGTCGACCGCAAGCCGGACCTGATCCTGCTCGACTGGATGCTGCCCGGCACGTCCGGCATCGAGCTGGCCCGCCGCCTCAAGCGCGATGAGCTGACCGGGGACATCCCGATCATCATGCTTACCGCCAAGGGCGAAGAGGACAACAAGATCCAGGGCCTGGAAGTTGGCGCCGACGATTACATCACCAAACCGTTTTCCCCTCGTGAGCTGGTGGCGCGTCTCAAAGCCGTGCTGCGCCGCGCCGGCCCTACCGATGGCGAAGCGCCGATTGAAGTCGGCGGTCTGTTGCTCGACCCGATCGGTCACCGCGTGACCATCGATGGCAAACCCGCGGAAATGGGCCCGACCGAATACCGTCTGCTGCAATTCTTCATGACCCACCAGGAACGCGCCTACACCCGTGGCCAGTTGCTGGATCAGGTCTGGGGCGGCAACGTCTATGTCGAGGAACGCACCGTCGACGTGCACATCCGTCGCCTGCGCAAAGCCCTCGGCGATGCCTACGAAAACCTGGTACAAACCGTGCGCGGCACCGGTTACCGCTTTTCTACCAAAGCTTGA
- the ubiA gene encoding 4-hydroxybenzoate octaprenyltransferase: MYQSLLKSLNRLNPRAWDFIQLTRMDKPIGIYLLLWPTLWALWIAGKGSPSLANVVIFVLGVILTRAGGCVINDWADRKVDGHVKRTAQRPLASGKISSKEALVFFALLMGVSFLLVLCTNAPTIWLSFGGLALAFTYPFMKRYTYYPQVVLGAAFSWGMPMAFTAETGELPAAAWLLWIANLLWTVGYDTYYAMTDRDDDLKIGVKSTAILFGDADRVIILILQGLALSCLLLAGSKFELGGWFHLGLAVAAGCFAWEFWYTRGKDRMRCFQAFLHNHWAGLAIFVGIVLDYALR, encoded by the coding sequence ATGTACCAGAGCCTGCTCAAGTCCCTCAACCGCTTGAACCCTCGGGCCTGGGATTTCATTCAGCTGACGCGCATGGACAAGCCGATCGGCATTTACCTGCTGCTCTGGCCGACGCTGTGGGCGCTGTGGATTGCCGGCAAAGGCTCGCCGTCGCTGGCCAACGTCGTGATTTTCGTCCTCGGCGTGATTCTGACCCGCGCGGGCGGCTGCGTGATCAATGATTGGGCCGACCGCAAGGTCGACGGCCATGTGAAGCGCACGGCGCAACGTCCGTTGGCCAGCGGCAAGATCAGCTCGAAAGAGGCGCTGGTGTTTTTTGCGCTGTTGATGGGCGTGAGTTTTCTGCTGGTGCTGTGCACCAATGCGCCGACGATCTGGTTGTCATTCGGAGGGTTGGCGCTGGCCTTCACGTATCCGTTCATGAAGCGCTACACCTATTACCCGCAAGTGGTGCTGGGCGCGGCGTTTTCCTGGGGCATGCCGATGGCGTTCACCGCCGAGACCGGGGAACTGCCGGCGGCGGCGTGGCTGCTCTGGATCGCCAACCTGTTGTGGACGGTGGGTTACGACACGTATTACGCGATGACCGACCGTGATGACGACTTGAAGATCGGCGTTAAATCCACGGCCATCCTGTTTGGCGACGCGGATCGGGTGATCATCCTGATCCTGCAAGGCCTGGCCCTGAGTTGCCTGCTGCTGGCGGGGTCGAAATTCGAGCTCGGCGGCTGGTTCCACCTCGGTCTGGCGGTGGCGGCAGGCTGCTTTGCCTGGGAATTCTGGTACACCCGCGGCAAAGACCGGATGCGCTGCTTCCAGGCGTTTTTGCACAATCACTGGGCCGGGCTGGCGATTTTCGTCGGGATCGTGCTGGATTACGCGTTGCGCTAA
- a CDS encoding chorismate lyase, producing the protein MPHSKSPFWVPRSQLAPLPDASTLDWLFDEGSLTRRLTRLSNDGFSVTPLFEGWQTLRADECAALDLAEGSEGWVREVYLRGHGQAWVFARSVASRSALQGDGLHMDELGSRSLGELLFCDHAFQRRAIEVCHYPQDWLPTEVQAPELWGRRSRFDRGTLSVLVAEIFLPTLWSAARAHPENC; encoded by the coding sequence GTGCCGCACTCAAAATCCCCGTTCTGGGTTCCCAGAAGCCAACTCGCTCCGCTCCCCGACGCCTCTACTCTCGACTGGCTGTTCGACGAAGGATCGCTGACCCGGCGCCTGACCCGTCTGTCGAATGACGGTTTCAGCGTCACGCCGCTGTTCGAAGGCTGGCAGACCTTGCGCGCCGATGAATGCGCCGCGCTGGACCTGGCCGAGGGCAGCGAAGGCTGGGTGCGCGAGGTGTATCTGCGCGGGCATGGCCAGGCGTGGGTATTTGCCCGCAGCGTCGCATCGCGCAGTGCGTTGCAGGGTGACGGCTTGCACATGGACGAATTGGGTAGCCGCTCATTGGGCGAGTTGCTGTTTTGCGACCACGCGTTCCAGCGCCGCGCCATCGAGGTTTGCCACTATCCTCAAGACTGGCTGCCGACGGAAGTACAGGCGCCTGAGTTGTGGGGCCGTCGCTCGCGCTTCGATCGCGGCACCCTGAGCGTGCTGGTGGCCGAGATTTTCCTGCCGACCCTGTGGAGCGCCGCCCGCGCCCATCCGGAGAACTGCTGA
- a CDS encoding rubredoxin: protein MKKWQCVVCGLIYNEADGWPDDGIAPGTLWQDVPEDWLCPDCGVGKMDFEMIEIN from the coding sequence ATGAAAAAGTGGCAATGTGTGGTCTGCGGCCTGATCTATAACGAAGCCGACGGCTGGCCGGATGACGGCATTGCGCCGGGCACCCTGTGGCAAGACGTGCCGGAAGACTGGCTGTGCCCGGATTGCGGCGTCGGCAAGATGGATTTCGAAATGATCGAAATCAACTGA
- a CDS encoding FAD-dependent oxidoreductase, with the protein MNAPVVIVGTGLAGYNLAREFRKLDSETPLLLITADDGRSYSKPMLSTGFGKNKDADGLSMAEPGAMAEQLKAEVRTHTRISGIDPGHKRLWIGEEAVTYRDLILAWGAETVRVPIEGDAADCVFPINDLEDYARFRAEAAGKRRVLLLGAGLIGCEFANDLSLGGYEVQLVAPCEQVMPTLLHPAAAAAVQAGLESLGARFHLGPVLTRLQRVDDGLEAHLSDGQVIPCDVVVSAIGLRPRIDMAAAAGLQVNRGVMVDRHLKTSHANIYALGDCAEVDGLNLLYVMPLMSCARALAQTLAGNPTAVSYGPMPITVKTPVCPLVVSPPPRGLEGVWTVEGQGADIKVLCRDASGKLLGYALTGTAVMEKLALNKELPALLA; encoded by the coding sequence ATGAACGCACCTGTCGTGATCGTCGGCACCGGCCTGGCTGGCTACAACCTGGCCCGGGAGTTTCGCAAACTCGATAGCGAAACCCCGCTGCTGCTGATTACCGCCGATGACGGGCGCTCCTACTCCAAGCCGATGCTCTCCACTGGTTTCGGCAAAAACAAGGACGCCGACGGCCTGAGCATGGCCGAACCCGGCGCCATGGCCGAGCAGTTGAAGGCCGAAGTGCGTACCCACACGCGCATCAGCGGCATCGATCCTGGCCACAAGCGCCTGTGGATCGGTGAGGAAGCGGTGACTTACCGCGACCTGATCCTGGCCTGGGGCGCCGAAACCGTGCGTGTGCCCATCGAAGGCGACGCGGCGGATTGCGTGTTCCCGATCAATGACCTGGAAGACTACGCACGCTTTCGCGCGGAAGCGGCCGGCAAGCGTCGGGTGCTGCTGCTCGGCGCCGGCCTGATCGGCTGCGAGTTCGCCAACGACTTGAGCCTCGGCGGCTATGAGGTGCAACTGGTTGCACCGTGCGAACAGGTCATGCCGACCCTGCTGCACCCGGCGGCTGCCGCGGCGGTCCAGGCCGGGCTGGAAAGCCTTGGTGCGCGCTTCCATCTCGGGCCGGTGCTCACTCGCCTGCAACGCGTCGACGATGGTCTGGAAGCGCATCTGTCCGATGGCCAGGTAATCCCGTGCGACGTGGTGGTCTCGGCCATTGGCTTGCGTCCGCGCATCGACATGGCCGCTGCGGCCGGTTTGCAGGTCAATCGTGGTGTGATGGTCGACCGTCACCTGAAAACGTCTCACGCCAATATCTATGCGCTGGGCGACTGTGCCGAGGTCGATGGGCTGAATCTGTTGTACGTGATGCCCCTCATGAGTTGTGCGAGAGCGCTGGCCCAGACCCTCGCCGGCAATCCGACGGCGGTCAGCTACGGCCCGATGCCCATTACCGTGAAAACCCCGGTGTGCCCGTTGGTGGTGTCCCCGCCGCCACGGGGTTTGGAGGGTGTCTGGACGGTTGAAGGGCAGGGCGCCGACATCAAGGTTTTATGCCGCGATGCCTCAGGCAAACTGCTGGGTTATGCCCTGACAGGCACGGCCGTCATGGAGAAACTGGCCCTGAACAAAGAGCTTCCGGCGCTGCTGGCGTAA
- a CDS encoding HU family DNA-binding protein: protein MRKPELAAAIAEKADLTKEQANRVLNAVLEEITGALHRKDSVTLVGFGTFLQRHRGARTGKNPQTGEPVKIKASNTVAFKPGKSLKDSVNP, encoded by the coding sequence ATGCGTAAACCAGAACTCGCCGCAGCCATAGCTGAAAAAGCAGACCTCACCAAAGAGCAGGCCAACCGCGTCCTCAACGCCGTTCTCGAAGAGATCACCGGCGCCCTGCACCGCAAAGACAGCGTGACGCTGGTAGGTTTCGGCACCTTCCTGCAACGCCACCGCGGCGCCCGCACCGGCAAAAACCCGCAAACCGGTGAGCCAGTCAAAATCAAGGCCAGCAACACCGTCGCCTTCAAGCCAGGCAAATCGTTGAAAGACAGCGTCAATCCGTAA
- a CDS encoding SCO family protein codes for MTRTQKTVFILVALIALVLGLTINKVLSGKGQGDPTALIDAGIILLPQSRTLPDVTMTDQDGKPVAINELKGKWSLLFFGYTFCPDICPTTLAQLRQIKSELPPEAVDKLQIVLVSVDPNRDTPKQLKQYLGYFDPQFIGLTPKSVEELQKVANAVSIPFIPADTSKPNYTVDHSGNLAVIGPDGTQRGFIRAPLNNVKLVAQLPVMLNRK; via the coding sequence ATGACTCGAACCCAGAAAACCGTCTTCATCCTTGTCGCCCTGATCGCGCTGGTCCTGGGCCTGACCATCAATAAAGTGCTGTCCGGCAAAGGCCAGGGCGACCCGACGGCATTGATCGACGCCGGCATCATCCTGCTGCCGCAAAGCCGCACCCTGCCGGATGTGACGATGACCGACCAGGACGGCAAACCGGTGGCGATTAATGAGCTCAAAGGCAAATGGTCGCTGCTGTTCTTCGGCTACACCTTCTGCCCGGACATCTGCCCGACCACCCTCGCCCAACTGCGTCAGATCAAGAGCGAGCTACCGCCCGAAGCGGTGGATAAATTGCAGATCGTGCTGGTCAGCGTCGACCCGAACCGCGACACGCCGAAACAGCTCAAGCAGTATCTGGGTTACTTCGATCCGCAGTTCATCGGCCTCACGCCCAAATCGGTGGAAGAACTGCAAAAAGTCGCCAACGCGGTGAGCATTCCGTTCATCCCGGCGGATACCAGCAAACCGAATTACACCGTCGACCACAGCGGCAACCTCGCAGTGATCGGGCCGGACGGGACCCAGCGGGGGTTTATTCGGGCACCGTTGAACAATGTGAAGCTGGTGGCGCAGTTGCCGGTGATGCTGAACCGCAAGTAA
- the cyoE gene encoding heme o synthase, translating to MAILIGERHSQAIWRDYLELTKPKVVVLMLITSLVGMFLATRAGVPWTVLVFGNLGIALCAGGAAAVNHVVDRRIDAVMARTHKRPLAEGRVSPAAALTFALALAVLGQALLLAFTNPLTAWLTLASLLGYAVVYTGFLKRATPQNIVIGGLAGAAPPLLGWTAATGHISAEPLLLVLIIFAWTPPHFWALAIHRKEEYAKADIPMLPVTHGEHYTKVHILLYTGALLAVSLMPYVIHMSGLLYLICAIGLGARFLQWAVVLYRGTRPHAAINTFKYSIYYLFLLFIALLVDHYLLLNL from the coding sequence ATGGCGATTCTGATCGGCGAACGTCACAGCCAGGCGATCTGGCGTGACTATCTGGAACTGACCAAACCGAAAGTGGTGGTGCTGATGCTCATCACCTCGCTGGTCGGGATGTTCCTCGCCACTCGCGCCGGGGTGCCATGGACCGTGCTGGTGTTCGGCAATCTGGGCATCGCCTTGTGTGCTGGCGGTGCGGCGGCGGTCAACCATGTGGTGGACCGGCGGATCGATGCGGTCATGGCGCGTACCCACAAACGGCCGCTGGCTGAAGGGCGGGTGTCTCCGGCTGCGGCCCTGACGTTTGCATTGGCGTTAGCGGTGCTCGGTCAGGCCTTGTTGCTGGCGTTCACCAATCCGCTGACGGCGTGGCTGACCCTCGCATCCTTGCTCGGCTATGCCGTGGTCTACACCGGGTTTCTCAAACGCGCGACGCCACAGAATATCGTCATCGGTGGCCTCGCAGGTGCCGCTCCGCCCTTGCTCGGCTGGACCGCCGCCACCGGCCACATCAGCGCCGAACCGTTGCTGCTGGTGCTGATCATCTTCGCCTGGACCCCGCCACACTTCTGGGCGCTGGCCATCCACCGCAAAGAGGAATACGCCAAGGCAGACATTCCGATGCTACCGGTGACTCACGGCGAGCATTACACCAAGGTGCACATCCTGCTTTATACCGGCGCGCTGCTGGCCGTCAGCCTGATGCCCTACGTGATTCACATGAGCGGCCTGCTCTACCTGATTTGCGCGATCGGCCTGGGCGCGAGGTTCCTGCAATGGGCGGTGGTGCTGTACCGTGGCACTCGGCCGCACGCGGCGATCAACACGTTCAAGTACTCTATCTACTACCTGTTCCTGCTGTTTATCGCGCTGCTCGTAGACCACTACTTATTGTTGAACCTATGA
- a CDS encoding COX15/CtaA family protein yields the protein MAKPGFRLALFATLLALIVVLLGAYTRLTHAGLGCPDWPGCYGFISVPKSEAQLAHAELHFPDTPVEAHKGWNEMIHRYFAGTLGLLIVALAARAWTHRRHPGQPVKLPLFLLAVVFAQAAFGMWTVTLKLWPQVVTGHLLGGFATLSLLFLLTLRLSGVLPALTVPRRLQHWATAGLLLVIGQIALGGWVSSNYAAVACIDFPTCHGQWLPPADFANGFHLTQHIGPNYLGGQLDSDARTAIHLTHRIGALLVTLVLLGLAWQLKVVGMTRLAGLVLFALAAQITLGISNVLFHLPLPVAVAHNAGGAALLLTMVLVNYHARTSLVRVKQPSRWRFSPRKHSAGPITIKGEMPWRF from the coding sequence ATGGCCAAACCTGGATTTCGCCTCGCGCTGTTTGCCACCTTGCTGGCACTGATTGTGGTGTTGCTCGGCGCCTATACCCGCCTGACCCACGCCGGCCTCGGCTGCCCGGACTGGCCCGGCTGCTACGGTTTTATCAGCGTGCCGAAAAGCGAAGCCCAACTGGCCCATGCCGAATTGCATTTCCCGGATACACCGGTCGAAGCCCACAAGGGCTGGAACGAGATGATCCACCGCTACTTTGCCGGCACGCTGGGGCTGTTGATTGTGGCCCTGGCCGCTCGCGCATGGACGCATCGCCGGCATCCGGGGCAGCCGGTGAAGTTGCCGCTGTTCCTGTTGGCGGTGGTATTCGCGCAAGCGGCATTCGGCATGTGGACGGTGACACTCAAGCTCTGGCCGCAAGTGGTGACCGGGCATTTACTTGGCGGCTTTGCCACGTTGAGCCTGTTGTTTCTGCTGACCTTGCGCCTGTCCGGCGTGCTCCCGGCGCTGACGGTGCCGCGGCGTTTGCAGCACTGGGCGACGGCTGGGCTGCTGCTGGTGATCGGGCAAATCGCCCTTGGCGGTTGGGTCAGTTCCAATTACGCCGCTGTGGCCTGCATCGACTTCCCGACCTGCCATGGCCAATGGTTGCCACCGGCTGACTTCGCCAACGGCTTTCACCTGACCCAACACATCGGCCCGAACTACCTCGGCGGGCAACTCGACAGCGATGCGCGCACGGCTATTCACCTGACCCACCGCATCGGCGCATTGCTGGTGACGCTGGTGCTGCTCGGCCTCGCCTGGCAACTGAAGGTGGTTGGCATGACGCGACTGGCGGGCTTGGTGTTGTTCGCCCTCGCGGCGCAAATTACCCTGGGCATCAGCAACGTGCTGTTTCATCTGCCGCTGCCGGTAGCCGTCGCGCACAACGCCGGCGGTGCGGCACTGTTGCTGACGATGGTGCTGGTCAATTATCACGCGCGAACCAGTCTGGTTCGGGTCAAGCAACCTTCGCGCTGGCGCTTCAGCCCGCGTAAACATTCAGCCGGGCCCATAACAATAAAAGGAGAGATGCCATGGCGATTCTGA